Proteins from a genomic interval of Hippocampus zosterae strain Florida chromosome 14, ASM2543408v3, whole genome shotgun sequence:
- the c14h2orf50 gene encoding uncharacterized protein C2orf50 homolog, which translates to MCRDLILRSSDLTYNGPAVRQCIRVLISYLYLSLSKMDLNNLRRASSAGYRLPERTKGSRPITKQEFAAKCLKRARDTTSSSTRGADASDPVKHDQAWREMVWSERRAVLEWDKNWSFLRNYDELGELKTEEPLPDNSSLFSDCAPNTTNQIFGSRLSTPLGLELIRLDRLLSRSASHHKCKQDPEMMSC; encoded by the exons ATGTGCCGTGATTTGATCCTTCGGTCATCTGACCTAACTTACAATGGGCCCGCAGTAAGACAGTGTATACGGGTCTTAATAAGTTATTTATATTTATCTTTGAGCAAAATGGACTTGAACAATCTTAGACGCGCGTCATCTGCTGGCTACCGGCTACCGGAACGAACGAAAGGGAGCAGGCCGATAACAAAGCAAGAATTCGCGGCCAAATGTCTGAAGAGGGCTCGAGACACGACGTCCTCCTCGACGCGGGGTGCAGACGCGAGTGATCCAGTCAAGCACGACCAAGCGTGGAGAGAAATGGTGTGGAGTGAAAGGAGAGCAGTACTGGAATG GGACAAGAACTGGAGTTTCTTGCGGAATTACGACGAGTTG GGAGAGCTGAAGACAGAAGAACCTTTACCTGACAATTCATCACTCTTCTCGGATTGTGCCCCCAACACAACTAATCAAATATTTGGAAGCCGATTGTCGACGCCATTGGGACTTGAACTGATTAGACTAGACCGACTTTTATCCAGGTCCGCAAGCCATCATAAATGCAAACAGGATCCGGAGATGATGTCATGCTAG
- the slc66a3 gene encoding solute carrier family 66 member 3 isoform X1: MQQRKLCCPKPAIESLEQRLVDAYIGQILEFYALNNMQSGTLLHLANVSTLLACMVLKFPQIFVLLRAKSTTGISLKSLVLELVGYVVFVTYQVYYDYPSPTYLEYPILIAQDVVLLLLILLHDGRLQDSLKYGVVFVVGWRVLTVEKWIIDFAMSLCTFISASSKFAQLQCLWRSKDAGQVSALTWALATFTCATRIYTTIATTGDVQVLVRFVVMTLLNLWVLLSVLHYRKHRHSTIKED, translated from the exons atgcaGCAACGGAAATTATGTTGTCCGAAACCAGCAATAGAGTCCCTCGAGCAGCGTCTCGTTGATGCTTATATAGGTCAGATTTTGGAATTCTACGCATTAAACAATATGCAGTCTGGCACTTTGTTACACCTTGCCAATGTTTCTACATTGTTGGCGTGCATGGTGCTGAAGTTTCCACAGATCTTCGTACTGTTGCGAGCTAAATCCACAACTGGAATCAGCCTCAAAAGTCTTGTGCTTGAACTTGTGGG GTATGTTGTGTTTGTTACCTACCAGGTGTATTATGACTACCCATCTCCAACTTATCTGGAATATCCGATTCTCATTGCGCAAG ATGTGGTTCTTCTGCTCTTGATTCTTCTCCACGACGGCCGACTGCAGGACAGCCTCAAGTACGGCGTTGT CTTTGTAGTGGGTTGGCGGGTCCTCACGGTGGAAAAATGGATCATTGATTTTGCAATG AGCTTGTGCACATTTATCAGTGCATCTAGCAAGTTTGCCCAGCTGCAGTGTCTGTGGAGGTCAAAGGATGCTGGACAGGTGAGCGCCCTCACTTGGGCGCTGGCCACATTCACATGTGCAA CTCGGATTTACACGACAATAGCAACAACTGGAGACGTGCAAG TTCTGGTGCGGTTCGTTGTCATGACCTTGCTGAACCTGTGGGTGCTTCTCAGCGTGCTCCATTACAGAAAACACAGGCACAGTACCATCAAAGAAGACTGA
- the slc66a3 gene encoding solute carrier family 66 member 3 isoform X2 gives MWYVVFVTYQVYYDYPSPTYLEYPILIAQDVVLLLLILLHDGRLQDSLKYGVVFVVGWRVLTVEKWIIDFAMSLCTFISASSKFAQLQCLWRSKDAGQVSALTWALATFTCATRIYTTIATTGDVQVLVRFVVMTLLNLWVLLSVLHYRKHRHSTIKED, from the exons ATGTG GTATGTTGTGTTTGTTACCTACCAGGTGTATTATGACTACCCATCTCCAACTTATCTGGAATATCCGATTCTCATTGCGCAAG ATGTGGTTCTTCTGCTCTTGATTCTTCTCCACGACGGCCGACTGCAGGACAGCCTCAAGTACGGCGTTGT CTTTGTAGTGGGTTGGCGGGTCCTCACGGTGGAAAAATGGATCATTGATTTTGCAATG AGCTTGTGCACATTTATCAGTGCATCTAGCAAGTTTGCCCAGCTGCAGTGTCTGTGGAGGTCAAAGGATGCTGGACAGGTGAGCGCCCTCACTTGGGCGCTGGCCACATTCACATGTGCAA CTCGGATTTACACGACAATAGCAACAACTGGAGACGTGCAAG TTCTGGTGCGGTTCGTTGTCATGACCTTGCTGAACCTGTGGGTGCTTCTCAGCGTGCTCCATTACAGAAAACACAGGCACAGTACCATCAAAGAAGACTGA